The Lacrimispora xylanolytica genome has a segment encoding these proteins:
- a CDS encoding sensor histidine kinase translates to MIKRFANLKVRYQLLMVMLLITSAALFLIGQLSYSYFYRRNTNELMQKAESSVHMAGASLSSQLTSLSTATNHLLVSPPFPRMIWDINNRNFTGYAKYFSGAVALTEPFLQNHDLISNVIICGEDNIVFSPSSLGIADSFSRLFPEDIWASKKITVLPTRQNFTFRQGGIIPVCYPVSSNMNSNSLIYQDKPGNRKARFILMIDTAQIRSYFERMSNRYTYCMYLADENGNPLDIRSSQFPDAFLPEVKDWVKAETSASNGSIGLSKDQLLITKEAVSFCGLNVVHLTKKSSLVGDTRELRSFFILVWLACFLAAALLSFALSNLLTRNIKVLGKIISRINDGTYHNKTEFTHTDEISLLGVQLNKMYDTIQLQLGQIKEEEQKKAQAEIQMLSEQINPHFLYNTLECIHFQVLNGHQQTAGEMLESLGRYLRTTLNVGKTFVTVEKEVEHVTLYMEIMNRHSSSGIQFHTEIHPSLKNGMIMKVLLQPLAENCIKHGFEGFVRGLEPVPPQITITITPAGDNRMRIEVSDNGKGIDIKRASTLMRAEAPESKDHFGLHNIYKRLHTCYGDDAVLSFTSIPYLKNSIIIEIPDHPV, encoded by the coding sequence ATGATCAAACGGTTTGCCAATCTAAAGGTCCGTTACCAGCTGCTGATGGTAATGCTTCTTATTACCTCTGCGGCTCTTTTTCTCATTGGACAGCTTTCCTATTCCTATTTTTACAGGAGAAATACCAATGAGCTGATGCAAAAGGCTGAAAGCTCGGTCCACATGGCAGGAGCTTCCCTCTCCTCTCAGCTTACTTCTCTTTCCACCGCTACCAACCATCTTTTAGTGAGCCCTCCCTTTCCCAGAATGATATGGGATATCAATAACCGGAATTTCACCGGATATGCAAAGTATTTTTCCGGTGCCGTGGCACTTACTGAGCCATTTTTACAAAATCACGACTTGATCAGCAATGTGATAATCTGCGGAGAGGATAACATCGTATTCAGCCCCTCGTCTCTTGGTATCGCCGACTCCTTCTCCCGGCTTTTTCCAGAGGATATCTGGGCGTCAAAAAAGATAACTGTGCTGCCGACCCGTCAGAACTTTACATTCCGTCAGGGTGGAATCATCCCGGTTTGCTATCCGGTTTCCTCCAATATGAACTCCAACAGCCTCATCTATCAGGACAAGCCTGGAAACCGGAAAGCCCGCTTTATCCTGATGATTGATACCGCACAGATACGCTCCTACTTTGAACGGATGTCAAACCGTTATACCTACTGCATGTATCTTGCAGATGAAAACGGCAATCCTCTCGATATCCGTAGCAGTCAATTTCCGGATGCATTTTTACCGGAAGTAAAGGACTGGGTGAAAGCGGAAACATCTGCCTCAAACGGGAGTATTGGTCTTTCAAAAGACCAGCTTCTGATCACAAAGGAAGCCGTTTCCTTTTGTGGCTTAAATGTGGTACATCTGACAAAAAAATCTTCTTTAGTGGGGGATACCAGAGAGCTTCGATCCTTTTTTATACTTGTATGGCTTGCCTGCTTTCTGGCGGCTGCTCTTCTCTCCTTTGCCCTTTCCAATCTTCTCACCAGAAATATCAAGGTCCTAGGAAAAATCATAAGTCGGATCAACGATGGGACGTACCACAATAAAACGGAATTCACCCATACCGATGAAATCAGTCTTTTGGGGGTACAGCTTAACAAAATGTATGATACCATACAGCTTCAGCTGGGACAGATTAAGGAGGAGGAACAAAAAAAGGCCCAGGCAGAGATACAGATGCTATCAGAACAAATCAATCCCCATTTTCTTTACAACACGTTAGAATGCATTCATTTTCAGGTATTAAACGGGCACCAGCAGACAGCCGGGGAAATGTTAGAAAGTCTTGGACGGTATCTGCGCACCACCTTAAACGTTGGAAAGACCTTTGTGACCGTGGAAAAGGAAGTGGAGCACGTAACCCTGTATATGGAAATCATGAACCGCCATTCCTCTTCCGGCATACAATTTCATACGGAAATCCATCCTTCCCTGAAAAACGGAATGATTATGAAGGTCTTGCTGCAGCCTCTTGCAGAAAATTGCATCAAGCATGGCTTTGAAGGTTTTGTACGCGGCCTTGAACCGGTTCCTCCTCAGATTACCATTACCATAACTCCTGCCGGAGATAACCGGATGAGGATCGAGGTATCCGATAACGGAAAAGGCATAGACATAAAAAGGGCTTCCACCCTGATGAGAGCGGAAGCCCCTGAATCAAAAGACCATTTCGGCCTTCACAATATTTACAAAAGACTCCATACCTGTTATGGAGATGATGCCGTACTATCATTTACCAGCATTCCATATCTAAAAAACAGCATTATCATTGAAATACCCGATCATCCGGTCTGA
- a CDS encoding ABC transporter substrate-binding protein, whose product MRKRKKLAALGLAGMMAVSALTGCSSGGATESKASNPESQKSESGSETKKEAASGEKVTVTVWTNNRHDLEYMNKVVDEFNKTNDHIQIDYVVQTENYVNLLTMAANSGQSPDIFSQVEAESFKDFAESGIIQPLNDYMTDEFKKVNEVDEHKYEGYNVQGDKIYWAPCGKRSGSRIVYNKEIFDKLGLEVPKKISDIPAVAKAITEAGKGDYYGIIFPGASGPFERWLEHSAEMSGITPYNYKEGKFDFTGYKPYLEMVRQLFADNSVFPGSASMKIDPVRVQFSEGHAGIHANASQEATVLTEQFPAKIEWGVAPLPTLDGEIKGSEACSPNTGYMMSGSTTHTKEAWEVIEYFGSEKVLKGYFEGGYALPISRYMESKIDKTKIGRMADFAGADYEAVLPVPPSVTPEGENYRDALWNACLPEGGSIDETIEMLNKTYNDALDKEVKMGKTKRLVIKDYDPLHPNAGTVEYLEQ is encoded by the coding sequence ATGAGAAAAAGAAAAAAACTGGCGGCCCTGGGCCTTGCTGGAATGATGGCAGTTTCAGCGCTTACCGGCTGTTCCTCTGGTGGTGCTACTGAGAGCAAAGCATCAAACCCGGAATCACAAAAAAGTGAGTCCGGCAGTGAGACGAAAAAGGAAGCTGCATCTGGAGAAAAGGTAACGGTCACAGTATGGACCAACAACCGTCATGACCTGGAGTATATGAATAAGGTGGTTGATGAATTTAACAAGACCAACGACCACATCCAGATTGATTACGTGGTTCAGACCGAGAACTATGTAAATCTTCTTACCATGGCAGCCAATTCCGGACAGTCGCCGGATATTTTCTCTCAGGTAGAGGCAGAGAGCTTTAAGGATTTTGCAGAAAGCGGAATCATACAGCCTTTAAATGATTACATGACAGATGAATTTAAAAAAGTCAATGAAGTGGATGAACACAAGTATGAAGGCTATAACGTACAGGGAGATAAGATATATTGGGCGCCATGCGGAAAGAGAAGTGGTTCCAGAATCGTATACAACAAAGAGATCTTTGATAAACTGGGCCTTGAAGTACCGAAGAAAATCAGTGACATTCCAGCGGTAGCCAAGGCAATCACAGAAGCTGGAAAAGGAGATTATTACGGAATCATTTTCCCGGGCGCAAGTGGTCCTTTTGAGCGCTGGCTGGAGCATTCAGCTGAGATGAGCGGTATTACCCCCTATAACTACAAAGAGGGAAAGTTTGATTTTACAGGCTATAAACCATATCTGGAAATGGTCCGTCAGCTGTTTGCAGACAACAGCGTATTTCCTGGTTCTGCTTCCATGAAGATCGATCCGGTCCGGGTGCAGTTTTCAGAGGGCCACGCAGGCATCCATGCCAACGCATCCCAGGAGGCCACGGTCCTAACCGAGCAGTTCCCGGCTAAGATTGAATGGGGAGTAGCTCCGCTGCCAACGCTTGACGGTGAAATCAAAGGAAGCGAAGCATGCAGTCCTAACACAGGCTACATGATGAGCGGCTCTACCACTCATACAAAAGAAGCATGGGAAGTCATTGAGTACTTTGGTTCTGAAAAAGTGTTAAAGGGATATTTTGAAGGCGGCTATGCACTTCCTATCTCCAGATACATGGAAAGTAAGATTGACAAGACAAAGATTGGCAGAATGGCAGACTTTGCAGGTGCAGATTATGAAGCCGTGCTTCCGGTACCTCCTTCTGTAACCCCAGAGGGAGAGAATTACCGTGATGCATTATGGAACGCATGTCTTCCAGAAGGCGGCTCCATTGATGAGACCATTGAAATGCTGAATAAAACATACAATGACGCGCTGGATAAAGAGGTTAAGATGGGAAAAACAAAACGTCTCGTCATTAAAGATTATGATCCCCTTCATCCAAATGCAGGTACCGTAGAGTATCTGGAACAATAA
- a CDS encoding response regulator: MNPFSTITLLIVDDEAEIRSGLRSILSWEDYSVSVIGTAASGAEALDKIRYYEPDIVITDIQMPGMSGLELVRRAKKEQFDCSFVILSGYDEFEYAKSAIKYGVREYLLKPISIKELTEIILTLKEDILSKRDIHSDRLSTLHKLRTAQISIQRNNLIPQLLRGDLTAPELLEVIQDYSLPIRDKECCIVYIQAFSFHLSREESQEASLCIGKLKHSLEESLTDTSILINEYPPNGLLLLINLPFTAPDGGSLKETLKAHISMRAETKEHIQIAAAIGTPVPSLLSIPVSFKDARQAITWHIYPQAGSVLESQELSMDQPPIIMPGNEILEAILKDNPEEIKVRFNEYLNQLLTTKAPPPTYLYSMCNYLIITLQSQLTKYLDGAPKSYTGNSFATLQSLNSLEEIRVFMCRILCGFAEELSVSRAVKSDPLIEKAMDYINKNLLKSPRTEDVCSYLGLSKSYFSTYFKNKTQLNFRDYTLDLKINYAQEQLKFSEHTPSQVSMLLGYEDYRSFSRAFKARTGLSPTDYQKQYTAEERSRQ, translated from the coding sequence ATGAACCCATTTTCAACCATCACGCTTCTTATTGTTGACGATGAAGCCGAGATACGTTCCGGCCTGCGTTCCATCCTTTCATGGGAAGACTACAGTGTTTCAGTGATCGGCACTGCCGCAAGCGGAGCGGAGGCTCTCGACAAAATCCGCTATTACGAGCCTGATATTGTCATCACTGACATCCAGATGCCTGGAATGAGCGGTCTTGAACTGGTTCGCAGGGCAAAAAAGGAGCAATTTGATTGTTCTTTTGTGATTTTAAGCGGGTATGATGAATTTGAATATGCTAAATCTGCCATTAAATACGGGGTCCGGGAGTACTTATTAAAACCAATCTCCATAAAGGAACTGACAGAAATTATCCTCACTCTGAAAGAGGATATATTAAGTAAGAGAGATATCCACAGTGACAGGCTTTCTACCCTCCATAAGTTAAGAACTGCTCAGATTTCCATCCAAAGAAACAATCTTATCCCTCAGCTTTTAAGAGGGGATTTAACAGCTCCTGAACTTCTGGAAGTCATACAGGATTATTCCCTTCCCATACGGGATAAGGAGTGCTGCATCGTCTACATACAGGCATTTTCTTTCCATTTAAGCAGGGAAGAATCTCAAGAGGCCAGCCTTTGTATTGGAAAGCTGAAACACTCCCTGGAAGAGAGCCTCACTGACACTTCCATACTGATTAATGAGTATCCGCCCAACGGTCTTTTGCTGCTTATAAATCTACCTTTTACCGCACCAGATGGCGGTAGCTTAAAAGAAACCTTAAAAGCCCATATAAGCATGAGAGCAGAAACGAAAGAACACATACAGATTGCCGCTGCAATCGGAACGCCAGTCCCGTCCCTGTTAAGCATCCCCGTCTCTTTTAAGGACGCAAGACAGGCCATCACCTGGCATATCTATCCCCAGGCAGGCTCTGTGCTGGAATCTCAGGAGCTTTCCATGGACCAGCCTCCTATTATCATGCCTGGAAATGAGATTTTAGAAGCCATTTTAAAAGATAATCCAGAAGAAATTAAAGTTCGTTTTAATGAATATTTAAATCAGCTTTTAACAACAAAAGCGCCGCCCCCTACCTACCTTTACAGCATGTGCAATTATCTGATCATTACCTTACAGAGTCAGCTTACTAAATACTTAGACGGCGCTCCAAAAAGCTACACTGGCAATTCCTTTGCAACTCTGCAGAGCTTAAATTCCCTGGAGGAAATCCGGGTTTTTATGTGCCGGATCCTTTGTGGGTTTGCAGAGGAATTATCCGTAAGCCGGGCGGTAAAAAGTGACCCTCTCATTGAAAAGGCCATGGATTATATTAATAAGAATCTTTTAAAAAGCCCGAGAACAGAAGATGTCTGTTCCTACCTTGGATTAAGTAAAAGCTATTTCAGTACTTATTTTAAAAATAAGACCCAGTTAAATTTCAGGGATTATACCCTGGATTTAAAGATCAACTATGCCCAGGAGCAGCTTAAATTCTCTGAGCACACGCCCAGTCAGGTTTCCATGCTTTTAGGCTATGAAGATTACCGGTCCTTCAGCCGGGCGTTTAAGGCCAGAACCGGCCTAAGCCCTACGGATTACCAAAAGCAGTACACCGCCGAAGAAAGGAGCCGCCAATGA
- a CDS encoding ABC transporter ATP-binding protein encodes MSKYLQKLFALSEQGGKDLTKAAIACTLTNIGFILPMSLFVLLMDQLLSPVLGTAGHGLGLWGYAGLSILFLILIFLFEYNQYNATFLASYEESANMRIGLAEKLRKIPLSFFGKRDLSDLTTTIMGDCAWMETAFSHFIPELLGAFASTILIGVSLLILDWRMGLSMLWVVPAAFLLSAGIRPLIDRLERKQREKLLAASDGIQECIETIQDIKANNQREDYLGRLGQKLAEAESQTIKMEVINGILVTSSQMVLKIGMATTVLCGSILLAQKQIGFMPFLIFMIAATRIYGPLIGCLNNLSAVFSTMLRVERMREIEEQKVQTGVEDTHYEGYDITFDHVGFSYHKGEPVLRDVSFRAAQGQVTALVGPSGGGKSTAARLAARFWDLDQGRITIGGADVSTVDPESLLKNFSVVFQDVVLFNSSIMENIRIGRKDATDQEVMAAAEAARCSDFINRLPNGYHTKIGENGSVLSGGERQRLSIARALLKDAPIILLDEATASLDVENESMVQGAISNLVRNKTVLIIAHRMRTVAKADRIVVLKDGLVAEQGSPRELYESNGIYRHMVDLQTQSQKWTLS; translated from the coding sequence ATGAGTAAATATTTACAGAAACTCTTTGCTCTTAGCGAACAGGGAGGAAAAGATCTGACAAAGGCAGCCATTGCCTGTACTCTTACCAATATAGGTTTTATTCTTCCTATGTCACTCTTTGTCCTGTTAATGGATCAGCTTCTTAGCCCTGTACTTGGAACGGCTGGTCATGGGCTGGGGCTTTGGGGATATGCAGGGCTTAGCATTTTATTTCTCATCCTCATATTTCTGTTTGAATACAATCAGTACAATGCCACCTTTCTTGCCTCCTACGAGGAAAGCGCCAACATGAGGATCGGGCTTGCAGAAAAGCTTAGAAAGATTCCTCTTTCCTTCTTTGGAAAACGTGATTTGTCGGATTTGACTACAACCATTATGGGGGATTGTGCCTGGATGGAGACCGCATTTTCTCATTTTATTCCAGAGCTTCTTGGAGCGTTTGCCTCCACAATTCTGATTGGGGTCAGTCTTTTGATTCTGGACTGGAGAATGGGGCTTTCCATGCTATGGGTGGTACCGGCAGCCTTCCTGCTCTCCGCAGGAATCAGGCCATTGATTGACCGGCTGGAACGAAAGCAAAGAGAGAAGCTTCTTGCGGCTTCCGATGGAATTCAGGAATGCATTGAAACCATTCAGGATATCAAAGCCAATAACCAGAGAGAGGATTATCTGGGACGGTTAGGTCAAAAGCTTGCAGAAGCAGAATCACAGACAATTAAAATGGAAGTGATCAATGGAATCCTGGTCACCTCCTCCCAGATGGTATTAAAAATTGGAATGGCAACCACAGTTCTATGCGGCAGCATTTTATTGGCTCAAAAGCAGATTGGTTTTATGCCTTTCTTAATCTTTATGATTGCAGCTACCCGGATTTACGGACCACTTATCGGCTGTCTTAATAATTTATCAGCAGTATTTTCCACCATGCTTCGGGTGGAACGAATGAGGGAAATTGAAGAACAGAAGGTACAGACTGGGGTAGAAGATACCCATTATGAAGGCTATGATATTACCTTTGACCATGTGGGATTTTCCTATCACAAGGGAGAACCAGTTCTTAGAGATGTATCCTTTCGGGCGGCTCAGGGCCAGGTAACTGCCTTGGTGGGACCCTCAGGCGGAGGGAAGAGTACGGCAGCCAGACTGGCAGCCAGATTCTGGGATCTGGATCAGGGAAGAATTACCATTGGAGGCGCTGATGTCAGCACCGTGGACCCGGAAAGCCTTTTAAAGAATTTTTCTGTGGTATTTCAGGATGTGGTGCTCTTTAATAGCAGCATTATGGAAAATATCCGCATCGGAAGAAAAGATGCCACCGATCAGGAGGTCATGGCAGCGGCCGAAGCCGCCAGGTGCAGTGACTTTATAAACCGCCTTCCCAATGGTTACCATACAAAAATCGGGGAAAACGGTTCCGTACTCTCTGGTGGAGAGAGGCAGCGGCTGTCCATTGCAAGAGCTCTTCTAAAGGATGCCCCGATTATTCTCCTTGATGAGGCCACTGCCTCTCTTGACGTGGAGAATGAGTCCATGGTACAGGGGGCCATATCCAACCTTGTCCGTAATAAGACGGTTCTCATCATTGCCCATCGTATGAGAACCGTTGCAAAGGCCGACCGGATCGTCGTGTTAAAGGATGGACTGGTAGCAGAGCAGGGAAGTCCCAGGGAGCTTTATGAAAGCAACGGAATATACCGGCATATGGTAGACCTTCAGACCCAAAGCCAGAAATGGACGCTTTCCTAA